In a single window of the Gadus macrocephalus chromosome 6, ASM3116895v1 genome:
- the nmt2 gene encoding glycylpeptide N-tetradecanoyltransferase 2, with the protein MMAEDSESAASQQSLELDDQDTCGIDGDNEEENEHMQGSPGGDLGAKRKKKKQKRKKEKTSSGGTKSDSASDSQEMKNPGLPMQKLQDIQRAMELLSCQGPAKSIDEAAKHKYQFWDTQPVPKLNEIVTSHGPIEADKENIRQEPYSLPQGFMWDTLDLSNADVLKELYTLLNENYVEDDDNMFRFDYSPNFLKWALRPPGWLPQWHCGVRVTSNKKLVGFISAIPASIHIYDTLKRMVEINFLCVHKKLRSKRVAPVLIREITRRVNLEGIFQAVYTAGVVLPKPVSTCRYWHRSLNPRKLVEVKFSHLSRNMTLQRTMKLYRLPDSTKTPGLRPMERHDVRQVTELLQKHLRRFQLAPSMGEEEVAHWFLPQENIIDTYVVEGAGGVLTDFTSFYTLPSTVMHHPLHRSLKAAYSFYNVHTQTPLLDLMNDSLILAKMKGFDVFNALDLMENKVFLEKLKFGIGDGNLQYYLYNWKCPSMDADKVGLVLQ; encoded by the exons atgATGGCGGAGGACAGTGAGTCTGCTGCCAGCCAGCAGAGCTTGGAGCTGGACGACCAGGATACCTGTGGTATAGACGGGGACAACGAAGAGGAAAATGAACACATGCAAGG GAGCCCAGGCGGAGATTTGGGGGCtaagaggaagaaaaagaagcaaaaaagaaagaaagaaaagacgaGCTCTGGGGGAACAAAATCGGACTCTGCGTCTGATTCTCAGGAGATGAAG AACCCTGGTTTGCCCATGCAGAAGCTACAGGACATCCAGAGAGCGATGGAGCTTCTGTCGTGTCAGGGTCCTGCCAAAAGCATCGATGAAGCAGCCAAGCACAAGTACCAGTTCTGGGACACGCAGCCTGTGCCCAAGCTAA ACGAGATAGTAACAAGCCACGGACCCATCGAGGCTGACAAGGAGAACATCAGACAAGAGCCCTACTCCTTACCGCAAGGCTTCATGTGGGACACCCTAGATCTCAGCAACGCAGACGTG CTGAAGGAGTTGTACACGCTGTTAAATGAAAACTACGTGGAAGATGATGACAACATGTTTAGATTTGATTATTCGCCAAACTTTCTCAAATG GGCTCTGCGTCCCCCCGGCTGGCTCCCCCAGTGGCATTGTGGAGTGAGGGTAACGTCCAACAAGAAGCTGGTCGGATTCATCAGCGCCATCCCCGCTAGCATACATATCTATGACAC GCTAAAGAGGATGGTTGAAATCAACTTCCTGTGCGTTCACAAGAAGCTGCGTTCAAAGCGCGTGGCTCCGGTGCTCATCAGGGAGATCACACGGAGGGTGAATCTAGAGGGAATATTCCAGGCTGTCTACACAGCCGGAGTGGTCCTGCCCAAACCCGTGTCCACATGCAG GTACTGGCATCGTTCCCTGAACCCCAGAAAGCTTGTGGAAGTGAAGTTCTCCCACCTGAGCAGAAACATGACCCTGCAAAGAACCATGAAGCTCTACCGGCTGCCAGAT AGCACCAAGACCCCCGGCCTGAGGCCAATGGAGAGGCACGACGTCCGGCAGGTCACAGAGCTGCTGCAGAAACACCTGCGCCGCTTCCAGCTGGCGCCCTCTATGGGCGAGGAGGAGGTTGCCCACTGGTTCCTGCCCCAGGAGAACATCATAGACACATATGTGGTGGAG GGAGCTGGTGGTGTCCTAACAGACTTCACTAGTTTCTACACGCTGCCTTCTACTGTAATGCACCACCCGTTGCACCGGAGTCTGAAGGCGGCCTACTCCTTCTACAAcgtccacacacaaaccccactTCTTGACCTCATGAATGACTCACTGATCCTGGCAAAAATG AAAGGATTTGACGTCTTCAATGCTCTGGATCTGATGGAGAACAAGGTGTTCCTAGAGAAGCTTAAGTTTGGTATTGGAGACGGGAACCTGCAGTATTACCTTTACAACTGGAAATGCCCCTCTATGGATGCAGATAAG GTTGGCCTTGTGCTTCAGTAG